The Ziziphus jujuba cultivar Dongzao chromosome 3, ASM3175591v1 region AGTACCATTCAATGGTGAATGATTAGCGTAGTCTAGCAGAATCTTGCACTAAAATGATGAAGTTTATTGGTATTCTCTGAACCAAAGCTCTATGTTTGATAGcactaattttataattaagaacTGTATTTAGGTGAAAATTGACAAACCTTTCGACGGTCTTCCTTGGTCACTTCATCTAGTAATTTGATTAGTCCAAAAAAGTAACAGCTGAGAGAACGTCTACCCCCATTACTCAGGCATGAGAGGTATTTAACTGACAGACTATGAATGCTAGAGTTCATAACACAGTTCTCAGGAAAATTGATATGAAGGTAGACCCAAATAACATTAACCGATGCCAGACTTGAGAACTTGTTTACAAAGGTTAGAAAATTATGCGATAAACTAGTGACGTCAATATCTGCCTTAGACCAGCAGCTAAGACAAATGCTAGCACACAAAATATATGGCcttaaaaattcacaaaaaaggAAGAACAGATCAGAAAtctaaaatccaaaataaaacagATAGACGATGATCTCAATCGACCTCAAACCATACTTTTCTACTTAGCACCGATGACACCATCCACCTGTACTCTTATCACTGGTTACTCCATTGTGCTCAAATGACTTTAAGTCCTCCCTTCAAAACCTTCCAAATCAGCCCTTGCTCATATAAGCACCCACCATGTACTCTTATCACTGGTTACTCCATTGTGCTCAAATGACTTTAAGTCCTCCCTTCAAAACCTTCCAAATCAGCCCTTGCTCATATAAGCACTTCTTAACCGTCTGCTTCTAACTCTTTTGATTTACCAAAAGCCTTTATGATTACAAACCAAAAGCTAATGAAAGAGGAATCCTCATAAGATCAATTATATGTCTATAAATCCATAtatgtattaaacatattagatttaagtaaataaatattattttattaatttttaatctttatttttaattaatattacaattttaaataagtatgtaatttgataataaaaaagtatagttaaaattttattaatggtaaatttagtatattaatattataatttaaatggattatAACAATGTTTGGTTGGATTGACATGTTATCAAACATAtcaatttggattaattttgaattaaattggTCAATTGAAAATTGATATGTTTAGTAAAATAGATTAATTTGAATCAATTCTGAAGTTAATTAGATTTATCCaaaattaatcataattattgtatttaataattgtattaaacaggattatctaaatttaatctGAATCTATTTGTAATAACTATaaacttattaaatttatatcgtTTTCAAATCATATTATAATGCTATCCCTAACTATTCCATTGGAACtcattttgtaaaatattttttgtttttttaatcatcatagatttattattattattattattattattttgaagaatCACTATAGAATATTGAATTACAGACGTGATGTAACacttgcacctttttttttttaaatgaaatagtTACTTGAGGTTGCATAAAATAGTCTTGTAGGGCATTAATTATTGACCTTCGCACGATTGACGGGTGGTGATTTGGCGTGGGTGATTATTATTGGGTTGGTTACAGCGAGCGACCAAAGCATTCTCTTATTCCCCAAGCCCACAAACGTAGGCTCTTACAatcacaaaaacacaaacaagcTATGCTGTTACACCATCGAATGGGACTGTTTATTTGGGAAGTACTGTTAAGGTCTCCATGGACGAATAGGTGGTAATAAAACCCAATGGCCGGTAAGAAATCACGATGGCATTTGTTCTTTCTTCCCAGGGCtcaataattgaaattaattcaatggttataattaattcaatttttttataattaattgtagttaagaaaaatatattatattctatCATGCCTAgtaaaaatatatgcatataagtttatatttattaagaaaaaaatacgacaaaaataactaaaaattttagattaattatatagttgaaaaattacaattaattatcatatttaaaaaatatatagttaattatattcttataaaaaattatatgattttatatttaataggaACAAACATCCATTTGGGAAATATTTCTTGTCCCATACACCTAGCTCGGGCCTAAGAGTAAGAATTGAAAAGctcctaaataattttttaaaaaaatgataaatattcaGTTTATATATTATGTTGTTACCACATGTTTATCAAAAACGAATTAATGTAGGAGTGCTGAATATAAATTGAATGTGCGATAATAATACCAATTTAATTAGCTTAGttatttatcaaaagaaaaattaattaatgattgaaaaaattaataaatataaatgtttgATTGATTCTAATATAGAAGtttagaaaaatcaataaatttttaaataaagcctctatatttccaaaaaaataaaatcactatatttcataaaataaaaaaattataaaatacatatattaaatcatttttGGGGGCTTTTATTTTAGTGTAGAGCTAAACAATTGCCTCGCTTACTTTATTCTTAGGTGGCACTTACCTaactgataattattttaaagaatccacatatatatatatatatatatatattgatgaaaaAGCAAGTTTTTCAAGTTATGTAGCTGGCTTCATCCACTTggatcattattaaaaaaaaaaaaaaaaaaaacaaaaaaactgtaGTTTATGTAAGCCTAGTAAAATTTTATACGATATGATAATACGATATGAATCCATATTATAATTTATGGGTTTGAGTTAACAATATCGTATTGGATTCGTATCGGTGTCATTCAATAAGatccaataaattaatgaattttaacAGATTAAATATGACAATACTTgataaatccattaaaaaagaatatttttgtaatcacataaattttataatattaaaattactcaattaattgttaaactattaattttgttcatttttagtttaatttttaaaaactctaAACAAGAAtctttgtaatttaaaaaaaatatattattttattatttaaaagttaacattaaatttaaaatttaaaatttatatttttttaatggattaatGGATCGGATAACGGATTACAAGATAATTTATCGAATAGAttcgaatttatttattttcacacGAAAACTTAACAATTCCTGTTTGAATTAACTAAATTTCACATTAATACCAGATAATATAATATGAACATCATTCAATACGACATGTTAGCCTGACTGTTCCATTGGGGTTGACTttgtaaaatgtttttttttcttacgtcactatagaattattattattattttttttttccgaagaATCACTATAGAATGTTGAATTACGGATGTGACGCAACACTTACTCTTTGTTTTTGGGCTTacctatataatttattttgcacaTACGttaatactttttttgtttcctgCTAAAAGGCACATACTTTGCACTTGAGACCGCATAATTTAGACTTGTTGGGCATTAATTATGGACCTTCGCTCGATTGACAGGTATTTAACGGGCGCGGGTGATTATTATTGGGTTGGTTGGCAGCGGGTGACGGAAGAATTCTCTACTATCCTAAACCCACCAACGTGGGCTCTTACACTCAAAAACACAAACTCCAAATGTCCATTTTCTGTCTTTTTGACCGCTTTCCACTGACAACTCTTCTTCAGTCTTAGCTTTTATCCTTAGTTCCTCCCatccatctatatatatatatatatatatgtgtgtgtatgtgtgtgtgtgtgtgtgtgtgtgtgtgtgtgtgtgtgcgtgtatgTACCACTACTGTCAATCAGTTTCTGAAAATCCTGACAGATTATTATaggcaaaagagagagaggaaaaagaaaaaaggaagaagaaaaattgtAAGTAAGAAAATGGCGCAAGTGAGAAGAATCAAGCTCAGTTCACAAGGTCTAGAGGTATTGGCTCAAGGACTTGGCTGCATGGGCATGTCGGCTCCCTCCAAAGCCTGAATCCGATATGATATCTCTCACCCACCACGCCATCAACTCCGGAGTCATTTTCCTTGATACCTCCGGCATCTATTGTCCTTTCACCAACGAAATCCTTCTTGGAAAGGTCAATGGTGTTtcagattttatatatatatacatatatatatatatatacatccacTTCAgtatagattattattattattatttaaattttgggttAGTTTTGGATTTTGATTTGGTGAATTGAAATTGGCAGGCACTGAAAGATGGAGTGAGGGAAAAAGTAGAGCTTGCTACTAAATTTGGTATCAGGTTTTCTGACAGAAAGAATGAGATTCGCGGCGATCCTCAGTATGTGAGAGCAGCTTGTGAGGGCAGTTTGAAGAGGCTTGGTGTTGATAGCATCGATCTCTATTACCAGCATCGGATCGACAGCCGGGTCCCAATTGAAGTCACGGTCTGCTCATTTTCTCCTCTTTCCTTTTGATCAAATTTCATGATTtcccttttttgtttcttttgatcATGAACTTCTTAAATGgggtttttatcaaatttccaactATATATGTGTTGGGAAAATATcatagatgaatatatgtaaatacatgtggacaatttaatacaaaataaataaaaataaatacaaaataaataaagcattttagaacctgtaggtctttgaaattgatctactttctagaaaggttgaccgaggcctgcgtgataccacagtgtccttaagacgttttacgcccaccggtgcaggagttttgtaacgaacatctcccaggatacaacggctgtaaaagctttcagattcagcacctctgaagcttttctcttcgaactctctgtgtaccttcactttaccactattttttttttctgtatttccttccaaaaattaaaattgaaaagaacgttCTAGTTCGTGTaaccttcaaactctcataAGAAGTTATTCTCCCATAAAACTCTCTCCcactattatcaaaatattattttatttaaaatattataacaaaactcaacaaccaaaaacccaaatcattcacacttgtgggcctaggcccaactctaacaatcccccatatgaatgatttgatttaaaaatacaaacatgACTCTAGTGGTAAAGCTCTACAGTCGGAACCTGCATAgaataggtagatgttactctttgaaccttcccttgagagactacattttttttactgacttatggtagaagcgatatctttgaaccatttcgtcttttgtgtaaatgacaacatagcccacacatgattccttcctgatacacttcagttctcactgttgtgttcatttttggccctgaacacctccctggttctacaagagtttctaaagaattgtgccctaaacaattctcctttgaagcggccactcttctctctcacataggtgattcctatttcttttataatcagcatacctatgcatagattactaaacacacgcttataggaatcattaaaagcatacttttatgcttaacctctttttatcactgtttcatcataggaatgggcagaggattaaccccccacagtgatccatactagtctttacaattgagttgtcccattgaacctagatcttaggatctccagtcaactaggttgggtttccatcgtattgactttattcacgggcttcaatcccattcccctcgatgacttctcaactagttctctatttaaccctttggttagcggatccgcaatgttatcttttgactttacatagtctattgagataactccagttgagattaattgtctaatggaattgtgtctacgacgaatgtgtctagacttccattatacataatattctatACCCTGCCAATCGCaaattgactatcacaatgtaaacttattgctggcacaggtttaggccacctcggaatgtcctctaaaaattggcgtagccattcaCATTTATCTAGAGCAATAAACTCAGATTCCatagtggatcgagctatcacagtttgtttcgaggacttccatgtcacagctgcacctgctaatgtgaatacatagccattagtggattttgaatcctttatatctgatatccaatttgcatcactgtatcattctaatacagcaggatatcttgtatagtgcagtctgtattcacgagtatattgtagatatcttagtactctaacgatccctttccaatgatcttcatttggattactcgtgtatctacttagtctacttattacgtaggctaagtctggtctggtacaactcatcaagtacatcagacttccaatcaccctagcatattctacttgagatacaccttctcctttatttttggataagcgtaaactcatatctatgggtgttctggctatgctagtatcatcattactaaacttagccagtattttatctacataatgagtttgactaagaatgattccattcgaagttctcgtgattttcatacctaaaatcacatttgcaagccccatatctttcatgtcaaatttagaatttaacatggcttttgtagttcggaccatattgtcgtcactacctactatgagtatgtcatctacatacaaacatagaataacatatccattctctgtatcttttacatagatacacttatcacattcatttattttgaacccatcttttagcatggcattatcaaatttttgatgccattgctttggagcttgtttaagtccatataaggactttaccaatctacaaactttcctttcttgtcctggagtagtaaaaccctcaggttgctccatgtagatctcttcctctagatctccattcagaaaggctgttttcacatccatttgatgtactgcaAGATCTCGCAATGCTGTGAttgccagtaccatccttatggaatttatcctcgttactggagaataagtgtcaaaataattaAGGCCTTCCTTTTGCTtatatcccttaattacaagccttgccttgtatttatctattgttccatctgctttcatctttcttttaaaaatccatttgtaacccaaaggtttacaactTGGAGGAAGATTtaccaactcccaagtgtgattctgcaggatggaatcaatttcacttttaaccgcttctttccataaattcccttcaggagaatttatggcctcttggaagctttgagattcactttctagcatataagtaagaaaatccggaccgtaggtattttcagttcttactctcttgctacgtctaagctcaacttcagtttcttgttcttgatcactatcatgattatcatcataaatagtatcataagttcgtttagacgtactcggtccttcttccactttatatggaaaaatgtgttcgaaaaatgatgcatttctcgattccattattgtgttattgtgtatatcagaaatttctaacctatacacgagaaaccgatatgcattactattttgtgcatatcctatcAAGACGCAATCAACATttttgggacctatcttcaccttcttaggtgtaggtactactactttagctagacacccccacactcgtaaatatttgtaggagggttgtcttcccttccatacctcataaggtgtctttaccttatcttttcggggcaccttatttaaaaggtcatttgccgaaaaaatggcttccccccacaagttctgaggtactccagaacttatcaacattgcattcatcatttctttcaaggttctatttttccgttcagccacgccatttgattgtggcgaatatggtggagtaacttaatgtattatgccatgttgagcacaatactctccgaaaggagttacatactcttcaccacgatcacttctgatcactttaactttcctgttgagttgattctcaacttccgttttatagagaataaatttctctatagcttcatccttgcttttaagcaagtatacatagcagtatttcgtgctatcatcaataaagatgataaaatacttattaccgcctctagtcggtgcgaattttaaatcacatatatcactatgtattaaatctaaaggttcgttatttctattaattgtttgatatgatgacctcgttaattttgcttccacacaagtttcacacttatgattggaatcaatttcaaatgtgggaatatgatttaagttaattaatatccgcagagaattaaaattaacatgtcctagtctaccatgccataaaatggaagactcaaccaagtaaacagaagaactactagctttattcatttctttaggccttacagtcattacattcagcttaaataaaccattgactacatagccctttcccacaaacatcccaaatttagacaaaataaccttgtctgactcaaacactaagcgaaaaccatgtttgctcagcagcgatccagataccagattcttgcgaatgtctggaacatacaatacattattcagagtcagctctttccccgaggtcatcttcaggattactttgccctcaccttggatttatgaggtagcggagttacccataaatagcttctccccattcttctttggctcgaaggaagtgaacatactcCTATCCGAATACACGTGGCGGGTCGCAccagtatctatccaccactctctaggattagatcccaccaagttcactttagatatcacagcacttaggtcaatatcgtcaacctctttagtgatgtcctccatcacttgtgcttggttcctctttctttttggcagcctacattcagtagctctgtgacccatctcGTCACAGTTGAAGCACTTGCCTTGAAATTTGGCCTTTTTAGAGATTCCTCCTTTTGGCCCTAGCTtagaagcttttccaatttgcttcttattcttggagccctgaccatgctccacaacattagccttcaacacggccttcgaagttctcttatcagacttcctgttgtcatcttctatgcgaagcttgctaataagagcctccatatccatctcctttctcttgtgcttcagataattcctgaagtcactccaactCGGAGGTAGTTTCTCAATCATGCAGGCCACTTGCAATGCTTCATTCattatcatcccttcagcaagcatttcctgaatcagcacttgcaactcatgtacttgattcattattgactttgcatccaccatcatgtaATCCAAGAATTGGCCTGTAATAAACTTTCTTGATCCCGCATTCTCGGTCTTGTACTTTCGGTCCAGTGTTTCCCACAGCTCCTTTGCTGATTTCGTGCCACAGTATACACCATACAGGGCATCAGACAGGCCATTAAAgacataattccgacataagTAATCAGAATTATTCCACGCATCCACCGCCATGAgagtctccttatcactctTTTCATTACTGGGTGGCGCATCTTCAGTCAAGTATCGCGCAAGTCCCAGGGTGGTCaaataaaatagcatcttctgcTACCATCttttgaagtttgctccattaaacttctcagGTTTCTCTGCATGACTAGCAGAAGGAGGCATCTGAATTCCAGAAGTCTGAGTGGGCATAGTCCTAttgtctccacttgccatttctgtaacatcacaaaacaaaaatcaattagttgttattttctatattaacaaactaattatatgcaatttccataaggaaaacacacaaaaagtGATTTTTAAGGATCTGAATACACCacaaaaaattactgtatacacccTAAAAATACTATTCACAGTCACTATTTACCggactgttcatgccacgtgccACCATGCTGACGTGGCCTGGCCACAAGGCTGAGTTGGCacccctgccacgtcatcatGCCACTGATGTGGCACCCGCCACATAATCACAATGATGATGTGGCACCATGCCACGTCATCGCTCGACACACGCGGCACCATGCCACGTCATCAGACCGCTGACGTGGTGCCCCGCCACGTGATCATCCTGGTGATGTGGCACCGCCACATCATAACcatgctgacgtggcaccaGGCCACGTCATTACATTGATGACGTGGATATGCCACGTGGTGATCCTGTTGGCACTATTTACGACACGTGTCACTACTAGAGACAGACACGTGTCACCTGTAGCAGGTCGACACATGGACTGTCCAGAGCATGAAACGTGGCCGTCCGAGAATGAGACACGTGTCATCTGTGTCAGGTCGACACATGTTCCACCCGTTGGGCGACACGTGGCTCATTGTTTGGGCGACACGTGGTAAGCCCATTTACCATTGGACCGGTTCTCTTGGGCCTTGATCTCAATTGTGCTTGAGTCCTGGGTTGAACAGTAGCCTGTTCTAACCTGGTCTGGGCTTTAGAACTGGACCTGACCCAATAACATTAGAAAAACCAGCCCAGCCTTTCATATACAGCCCAAACCTTAttacttttcttcttcaaccttcaaCCGGGTCATTTTGACCCGGTTTCTCTGGTAAACGGGTCATACGACCCAGCAacaattttccttctcttttccaCTCTCCcagtggccaaaaaattaccGAAAATACAccaatatgtttaaaaatttatgggcaattcaattttgaaaagatttttgatcaagaacaaaaaattaataattacccataaatttttatacccacgggtttaataaaatttttttttccttctcttgttTCAACGGTGAAACACACatggaaatatttaatcaatatatatatatataagcataaaaatgcaatatatacacagtaaacaataacataataaacaacttaaatttccacattatatttacatatataaaaattaataaagcgtcttaagattgttgggaaaatatcatagatgaatatatgtaaatatatgtggacaatttaatacaaaataaataaaaataaagcattttagaacctgtaggtctttgaaattgatctactttctagaaaggttgacctaggcctgtgtgataccacagtgtccttaagacgttttacgcccaccggtgtatgagttttgtagcgaacgtctcccaggatacaacggctgcaaaagctttcaaattcagcacctctgaagcttttctcttcgaactctctgtgtaccttcactttaccactatttttttttctgtatttccttccaaaaattaaaattgaaaagaacgttTTAGTTCGTGTaaccttcaaactctcataagaagttattctcccgtaaaactctctcccactattatcaaaatattattttatttaaaatattataacaaaactcaacaatcaaaaacccaaatcattcacacttgtgggcctaggcccaactctaacaatatgtatatataaatgtttaaccTCGTTATGATTGATGAATTTGCGTTCGGTATTTGCATTGTTATGGAGAGTGTATATGTAATTAGATTATCAGATAGGGATTGAAAAGCTTGAATTTCTATTCCATTTTGTACTTAATTTGAATTTCTAACCTGTAGGtgctatatctatataaatgttgtattttggtaatatatttataaacatgGTTTTCATATTTAGGATACATGTTGTTGTATTTTCCATGAATAATTTGCATAGaaacattcaaaatataagaaTTTCTCTTTCAAATACAACAATGTATGGTAAAAAGCTGCAGCTATAGCTCTGTTGCAATTGTCATCCTCTGGTAGCAATCTTGTCAAGAATAGCTTACCACTCAAATAAAAGTGTGTTTTGGAATAATGTACTGGAACCAAATTCTATGGGCCTGATCTAATTTGTGCACTTGTTTTTATCAGGGCAAATTCATAGCTTACTGCTTGGTTGGAATTACACAGTATGTTTGTAGAATTATTTTTTGCTCAGTCTCATTATTTCGATTTATCTAGTTTCAAT contains the following coding sequences:
- the LOC112492202 gene encoding LOW QUALITY PROTEIN: IN2-2 protein (The sequence of the model RefSeq protein was modified relative to this genomic sequence to represent the inferred CDS: inserted 2 bases in 1 codon); the encoded protein is MAQVRRIKLSSQGLEVLAQGLGCMGMSAXPPKPESDMISLTHHAINSGVIFLDTSGIYCPFTNEILLGKALKDGVREKVELATKFGIRFSDRKNEIRGDPQYVRAACEGSLKRLGVDSIDLYYQHRIDSRVPIEVTVGVLKKLVEEGKIKYIGLSKASAATIRRAHAVHPITAVQLEWSLWSRNVEEDIIPSCR